gggaggaagTGGATAGtgattaaaatgttgtttttgtttttgtttttgaatgggCCCAAACTaactgttttgctttgcttgtgTTATGCTGTGAACAGCTGCACATCTATAACGCGTCcccttttctttccatttcaGGGTCCTGACTTCGACTCTGCTGCAGGACGTATATTTGTTTCGGCAACGCGTGCTGAGCTTTTTCATTACACTCATCACTGCTGCCTTGGAGGTTTTTTGCAACATTTTGTGTGAGAAAAAAGCAAACCTGTGACAGTAAAAGAAGCCCTCTTGCCACTGAAAGCAGCTATGCAGCTTGAAATTCAAGTAGCCCTCAACTTTATTATTTCCTATTTATACAACAAACTCCCTCGACGACGAGTGAATATCTTTGGTGAAGAGCTTgagaggcagctgaagaaaaaatatgaaggcCACTGGTATCCGGATAAGCCATACAAAGGGTCGGGGTTCAGGTGCATCCATGTAGGGGAGAAGGTGGACCCCGTGGTGGAGCAGGCAGCCAAAGAGAGCGGGCTGGATATCGAAGACGTCCGGAATAATCTTCCTCAGGACCTTAGCGTGTGGATTGACCCGTTTGAGGTTTCCTACCAGATCGGGGAAAAGGGACCGGTTAAGGTGCTATATGTGGATgataacaatgaaaatggctcAGAGTTGGACAAGGAGATCAAGAACAGCTTTAATCCTGAGGCCCAGGTCTTCATGCCAATCAGCGACCCTGTCGGGGCTTCTTCAGAGTCCAGCTCCCCCTCCCCTCCTTTTGGGCAGTCTGCTGCGGTAAGCCCATCTTTTATGCCACGCTCCACCCAGCCCTTAACCTTCACCACTGCCACCTTCGCCGCCACCAAATTTGGCTCCACTAAGATGAAGAGCAGCGGACGCAGTAATGGcaacagcagcagtagcagcaagGTGGCCCGCACCTCCCCTACCAACAACCTTGGTCTGAATGTCAACACCCTATTGAAGCAGAAAGCCATCTCCACCTCCATGCACTCGCTGTACGGGCTCGGCCtgagtcagcagcagcagcagcaacagaaaGCCTCTGCTCTCTCTCCCAACGCCAAGGAGTTTGTGTTCCCCAGCCTCCAgggccagtccagccctggaGCCGTGT
This sequence is a window from Pelmatolapia mariae isolate MD_Pm_ZW linkage group LG8, Pm_UMD_F_2, whole genome shotgun sequence. Protein-coding genes within it:
- the LOC134632843 gene encoding protein Tob1-like — its product is MQLEIQVALNFIISYLYNKLPRRRVNIFGEELERQLKKKYEGHWYPDKPYKGSGFRCIHVGEKVDPVVEQAAKESGLDIEDVRNNLPQDLSVWIDPFEVSYQIGEKGPVKVLYVDDNNENGSELDKEIKNSFNPEAQVFMPISDPVGASSESSSPSPPFGQSAAVSPSFMPRSTQPLTFTTATFAATKFGSTKMKSSGRSNGNSSSSSKVARTSPTNNLGLNVNTLLKQKAISTSMHSLYGLGLSQQQQQQQKASALSPNAKEFVFPSLQGQSSPGAVFPGEGSLGLGPLQYNNAFDMFAAYGSLNDKSLMDGLNFSLSNMQYSNQQFQPVMAN